One Hippocampus zosterae strain Florida chromosome 4, ASM2543408v3, whole genome shotgun sequence genomic window carries:
- the LOC127599298 gene encoding gastrula zinc finger protein XlCGF17.1-like isoform X5, with the protein MIAEYEEEICRPREENERQRHLLDSLLKHQDEKHSAESPYIKEEEHEHSIGQEEEQFRELEDADVTEQSFNCVIVKSDDDDGDGDHCGGSQADNFLTPLSNSDNTSPSPDTDDDEHCKGDTTTHSDCKGLVCLQCDKTFSNNANLRRHMMIHTGEKPFMCSVCGKRFSQKTSMITHTRIHTGEKPFSCSLCHKCFSDYSTLTKHMRTHTGEKPFSCSICGKTFSQKATMRTHTRTHTGEKAFFCTFCNTRFNVRSTLVQHMRTHTGEKPFTCSVCTKSFGHPAALARHMRTHTGEKVFNCSVCDQSFSYKYQVNKHKCVGREQQQ; encoded by the exons TTGTCGACCAAGAGAAGAAAACGAGCGGCAACGTCACTTACTGGATTCTCTTTTAAAGCATCAAGATGAAAAGCACAGCGCAG AGTCCCCTtacattaaagaggaagaacACGAACACAGCATCGGTCAGGAAGAAGAGCAGTTTCGAGAGCTGGAAGACGCTGATGTCACTGAGCAGTcctttaactgtgtcattgtgAAGAGTGACGATGACGACGGGGATGGAGACCACTGTGGAGGATCACAAGCAGACAACTTCTTAACTCCACTATCAAACAGTGACAACACGTCACCCTCTCCTGACACAGATGATGACGAACACTGTAAAGGTGATACGACGACTCACAGTGACTGCAAAGGTTTGGTATGCCTTCAATGTGACAAAACGTTTAGCAACAATGCAAATCTGAGAAGACACATGATGAttcacacgggagaaaaacctttcATGTGTTCAGTTTGTGGgaaaagattctctcagaagaCTTCGATGATAACACACACAAGAAtacacactggagaaaaacctttttcctgctcacTGTGCCACAAATGCTTTAGTGACTATTCTACTTTGACGAAacacatgagaacacacacGGGTGAGAAACCCTTTTCATGCTCAATCTGCGGtaaaacattttctcaaaaggcaACTATGAGAACGCAcacgagaacacacactggcGAAAAAGCATTTTTCTGCACCTTTTGCAATACACGTTTTAATGTTCGTTCAACATTGGTCCAACACatgagaacccacactggtgagaaaccctttACCTGCTCAGTGTGCACCAAAAGTTTTGGTCATCCGGCAGCGCTGGCGAGGCACATGAGAACACATACTGGGGAGAAAGTGTTCAATTGCAGTGTGTGTGATCAAAGCTTCTCGTACAAGTACCAAGTGAACAAACACAAGTGTGTTGGCAGAGAACAGCAGCAGTGA